The Candidatus Methylomirabilota bacterium genome includes a window with the following:
- the pyrR gene encoding bifunctional pyr operon transcriptional regulator/uracil phosphoribosyltransferase PyrR encodes MAYREKAQVLDEGALDRALTRIAHEIVEQAGGAKDIALVGIKTRGVTLGQRIAGKIAAIEGGQKPAVGALDITLYRDDLGLKAEQPVVRGTEIPFPIKGRTVVLVDDVLFTGRTIRAALDALMDLGRPRVIRLAVLVDRGHRELPIRPDYIGKNLPTSRRETVAVLLREHDGTDRVVIQEPSEEGEPQPKGEASEHGKSPRAERGEG; translated from the coding sequence GGCGCAGGTGCTGGACGAGGGCGCGCTGGACCGGGCGCTCACCCGCATCGCCCACGAAATCGTCGAGCAGGCCGGCGGCGCGAAGGACATCGCGCTGGTCGGCATCAAGACGCGCGGCGTCACCCTCGGCCAGCGCATCGCTGGCAAGATCGCGGCCATCGAGGGGGGGCAGAAGCCCGCGGTCGGGGCGCTGGACATCACGCTCTACCGCGACGACCTCGGGCTCAAGGCCGAGCAGCCGGTCGTGCGCGGCACCGAGATCCCCTTCCCCATCAAGGGGCGCACGGTGGTGCTGGTCGACGACGTGCTCTTCACCGGCCGCACCATCCGCGCCGCCCTGGACGCCCTGATGGATCTCGGCCGGCCGCGGGTCATCCGCCTGGCTGTGCTGGTCGACCGCGGCCACCGCGAGCTGCCCATCCGTCCCGACTACATCGGCAAGAACCTGCCCACCAGTCGCCGGGAAACCGTCGCCGTGCTCCTGCGCGAGCACGACGGCACGGACCGTGTCGTCATCCAGGAGCCGTCCGAGGAGGGCGAGCCGCAGCCGAAAGGCGAGGCGAGTGAACATGGAAAGTCCCCCCGAGCGGAGCGAGGAGAGGGCTAG